One Streptomyces sp. NBC_01237 genomic region harbors:
- a CDS encoding SPFH domain-containing protein: protein MNADENHPRPARPSGQPERSGQPRPAPRGPGAAPSPAGSALPWPTEGQASPTSPARTDGSDTARTAPDADGPGLDLVLDLAPGGSVAAGGAVVRGGAVVPGAATAPGRAVASALGAVSATVSVPVRGADGPFGRGGGGPDTGITPVTLPAAAGDSRREAGRRHSVIANETTASIPVHLLFRDEREDTGAATLPAAVAGRPSHAERTPGVRRPPEPRAPRAPAHARAQVQAPTRPSPLGDPRLAERPGPVLPGWAALLTGAAGLAAGLATLWWVGALPAAALARLGLGSRPYHGIGIGAWAVLALLVTVVLFALGGLGRGRVGYAWVLTLFGDYRGSVRRTGLLWVSPLLLRRRVDVRLRHWRSESLRAVDANGTALRVVVLVVWRIKDTVRAALGVADHEEYLREQVEAAMARVLSQLPADAFHEDAPTLRDAEAVGDALTRMLKADCEPVGIEVYSAQPTGIEYAPEVAAAMQRRRVAAIDAKHRDSVLTSVVDAVDDTVNRLTSRGIVELDDYERKALVKDLTVAFYTGRSGGDGA, encoded by the coding sequence GTGAACGCAGACGAGAACCACCCGCGGCCAGCCCGCCCCTCCGGGCAGCCGGAACGGTCCGGGCAGCCCCGGCCCGCGCCGCGGGGCCCGGGGGCGGCTCCCTCCCCGGCGGGCTCGGCGCTCCCCTGGCCCACCGAGGGCCAGGCGTCCCCGACGTCCCCCGCCCGCACCGACGGCTCCGACACCGCCCGCACCGCCCCCGACGCCGACGGCCCCGGTCTGGATCTCGTGCTGGACCTCGCCCCCGGAGGGTCCGTCGCCGCCGGAGGTGCCGTCGTCCGGGGAGGCGCCGTCGTGCCCGGGGCGGCGACGGCGCCCGGAAGGGCTGTCGCGTCCGCCCTCGGGGCGGTGTCGGCCACGGTCTCCGTACCGGTACGGGGTGCTGACGGTCCGTTCGGCCGCGGCGGCGGGGGGCCGGACACCGGGATCACCCCCGTGACCCTGCCCGCCGCCGCCGGCGACTCCCGCCGGGAGGCGGGCCGCCGGCACTCGGTCATCGCCAACGAGACCACCGCCTCCATCCCCGTGCACCTGCTCTTCCGCGACGAGCGGGAGGACACCGGCGCCGCCACGCTCCCGGCGGCGGTGGCGGGGCGCCCGTCCCACGCGGAGCGGACCCCCGGTGTGCGGCGTCCGCCCGAGCCGCGTGCGCCCCGGGCCCCGGCGCACGCGCGGGCCCAGGTGCAGGCGCCGACCCGGCCCTCCCCGCTCGGCGACCCGCGGCTCGCCGAGCGGCCCGGCCCGGTACTGCCCGGCTGGGCCGCGCTGCTCACCGGGGCCGCCGGGCTCGCGGCCGGCCTCGCCACCCTGTGGTGGGTGGGGGCGCTGCCCGCCGCCGCGCTCGCCCGGCTCGGCCTCGGCTCCCGCCCGTACCACGGCATCGGCATCGGAGCCTGGGCGGTGCTCGCCCTCCTGGTGACCGTGGTGCTCTTCGCGCTCGGCGGTCTCGGCCGCGGACGGGTCGGGTACGCCTGGGTGCTGACCCTCTTCGGCGACTACCGGGGGAGCGTCCGGCGCACCGGCCTGCTCTGGGTCTCCCCGCTGCTGCTGCGCCGCCGCGTCGACGTACGGCTGCGGCACTGGCGCAGTGAGTCGCTGCGCGCCGTGGACGCGAACGGTACGGCGCTGCGCGTCGTCGTCCTGGTCGTCTGGCGGATCAAGGACACCGTGCGGGCCGCCCTCGGGGTCGCCGACCACGAGGAGTATCTGCGCGAGCAGGTCGAGGCCGCCATGGCCCGGGTCCTCTCGCAGCTGCCCGCCGACGCGTTCCACGAGGACGCCCCGACCCTGCGCGACGCGGAGGCGGTGGGCGACGCGCTGACCCGGATGCTGAAGGCGGACTGCGAGCCCGTGGGCATCGAGGTCTACTCCGCGCAGCCGACCGGGATCGAGTACGCCCCCGAGGTCGCGGCGGCGATGCAGCGGCGCCGGGTGGCCGCGATCGACGCGAAGCACCGCGACAGTGTGCTGACTTCGGTCGTGGACGCGGTCGACGACACGGTCAACCGGCTGACCTCACGGGGCATCGTGGAGCTCGACGACTACGAACGGAAGGCGCTGGTCAAGGATCTGACGGTGGCTTTCTACACCGGCCGCAGCGGTGGGGACGGGGCCTGA
- the ehuA gene encoding ectoine/hydroxyectoine ABC transporter ATP-binding protein EhuA, whose protein sequence is MATEPLPTEPLPLGPLPVRKTTAAAPEDTAPVIPDTARPLVRFDNVVKRYGDHVVLDRLDFTVERGEHVTLIGPSGSGKTTILRLLMTLEKVSDGVIWVDGSPLSHVRAPDGSLRPAGEKQLRESRKKIGMVFQQFNLFPNMKVLQNITEAPISVLGKDRDEAEARARELLDLVGLSGKTDAHPSQLSGGQQQRVAIARALAMEPEILLLDEVTSALDPELVAGVLELLGDIARNTDITMVCVTHEMNFARDVSKKVLMFDAGRVVEAGSPEKIFTAPEHERTREFLNAVL, encoded by the coding sequence TTGGCCACTGAACCCCTGCCCACCGAACCGCTCCCCCTCGGCCCTCTCCCCGTACGGAAGACCACGGCCGCGGCCCCCGAGGACACCGCCCCGGTGATCCCGGACACCGCCCGTCCGCTGGTCCGCTTCGACAACGTGGTGAAGCGGTACGGCGACCATGTGGTGCTGGACCGGCTGGACTTCACCGTGGAGCGCGGCGAGCACGTCACCCTGATCGGCCCCAGCGGCTCCGGCAAGACGACGATCCTGCGGCTGCTGATGACGCTGGAGAAGGTCAGCGACGGGGTGATCTGGGTGGACGGCTCCCCGCTGTCCCATGTCCGCGCCCCGGACGGTTCGCTGCGCCCGGCCGGTGAGAAGCAGCTGCGCGAGTCCCGCAAGAAGATCGGGATGGTCTTCCAGCAGTTCAACCTCTTCCCCAACATGAAGGTGCTCCAGAACATCACCGAGGCGCCCATCAGCGTGCTGGGCAAGGACCGCGACGAGGCGGAGGCCCGCGCCCGCGAGCTGCTCGACCTGGTCGGGCTGTCCGGGAAGACCGACGCGCACCCCTCCCAGCTCTCCGGCGGGCAGCAGCAGCGGGTGGCCATCGCGCGGGCGCTCGCGATGGAGCCGGAGATCCTGCTGCTCGACGAGGTGACCTCGGCGCTCGACCCGGAGCTGGTGGCCGGGGTGCTGGAGCTGCTGGGCGACATCGCCAGGAACACCGACATCACCATGGTCTGTGTGACCCACGAGATGAATTTCGCCCGGGACGTCTCCAAGAAGGTGCTGATGTTCGACGCGGGCCGGGTGGTGGAGGCCGGTTCGCCGGAAAAAATCTTCACCGCCCCGGAGCACGAACGTACGCGCGAGTTCCTCAACGCGGTCCTGTGA
- the ehuC gene encoding ectoine/hydroxyectoine ABC transporter permease subunit EhuC — MSDFFSTLVDEFPQVRAGLWVTLQATVLGSLLALALSFLLGLMAGSRLLLVRGTSRVVVEFFRGTSLYIQLFWLYYAMPPLTGYELTPLLCGVVAFGLNYGAYGSEIVRGAINSVPRGQYEAALALNLSPARRMRKVILPQAWVQMIPSFTNLLIQLLKCTPLLWLISAADLMTVIQQLRDRTGETLTAYLTLLAAYFVLAYALTLLMNLLERTAKRRLGLRTGADSLLKSRSATTTAVGGAR; from the coding sequence ATGAGTGACTTCTTCTCCACTCTCGTCGATGAGTTCCCGCAGGTCCGCGCGGGTCTGTGGGTGACCCTCCAGGCCACCGTGCTGGGCTCCCTGCTGGCTCTCGCCCTGTCCTTCCTCCTCGGTCTGATGGCGGGCAGCCGGCTCCTCCTGGTGCGCGGCACCTCCCGCGTCGTCGTGGAGTTCTTCCGCGGCACCTCCCTCTACATCCAGCTGTTCTGGCTCTACTACGCGATGCCGCCGCTGACCGGGTACGAGCTGACGCCACTGCTCTGCGGGGTCGTCGCCTTCGGCCTCAACTACGGGGCCTACGGCTCCGAGATCGTGCGCGGCGCCATCAACTCCGTACCGCGCGGGCAGTACGAGGCGGCCCTCGCGCTCAACCTCAGCCCGGCCCGGCGGATGCGGAAGGTGATCCTGCCGCAGGCGTGGGTGCAGATGATCCCGTCCTTCACCAATCTGCTGATCCAGCTGCTGAAGTGCACCCCGCTGCTGTGGCTGATCTCCGCGGCCGACCTGATGACCGTGATCCAGCAGCTGCGCGACCGCACCGGTGAGACCCTTACCGCGTATCTGACCCTGCTGGCCGCCTACTTCGTCTTGGCCTACGCGCTGACCCTGCTGATGAACCTGCTGGAGCGGACCGCCAAGCGGCGGCTCGGGCTCCGGACAGGCGCGGACAGCCTGCTCAAGAGCCGCAGCGCGACCACCACCGCCGTCGGAGGTGCCCGGTGA
- a CDS encoding peptidoglycan-binding protein, with translation MTVPVFEEYEPTIDCVCAGCALQRRTAARALPVRHGGHPAAHGARRALVLVTAAGVCLSGGAVEAAVAADHAGGAARTDERADPEPATPQGETGPLVGSGASGPPSSTSGLRRTTRADIINRAKKWVSAKVPYSMAKYWSDGYRQDCSGFVSMAWNLGGNEWTGSLAAYGTRISRSELQPGDMLLFHNPADPSKGSHVTIFGGWTDHTHSHYIAYEQARPNTRKQSTPMAYWNNSSKYVAYRYKGLTGGTSGSGSSTSFPGAGKFGPGVSSKYVTQLGKMLIERGGKRFYKVGPGAAWGDADKRATQAFQKAQGWKGKEADGLPGPHTWRLLVNGTGRNIPAATGAGGSANTAVPFPGRAYFQPGRSSSHVDRLGKQLVKKGYGKHYVSGPGPGWGEADRRNVEAFQRAQGWRGGAADGYPGPETWRRLFA, from the coding sequence ATGACTGTGCCGGTCTTCGAGGAGTACGAACCCACCATCGACTGCGTCTGTGCGGGGTGTGCCCTGCAGCGGCGCACCGCCGCCAGGGCCCTGCCGGTGCGGCACGGCGGCCACCCGGCCGCGCACGGCGCGCGCCGTGCGCTGGTCCTGGTCACGGCCGCCGGGGTGTGCCTGTCCGGCGGGGCCGTCGAGGCGGCGGTCGCGGCCGACCACGCCGGCGGAGCCGCCCGGACGGACGAGCGGGCCGATCCCGAACCGGCCACCCCGCAGGGCGAGACGGGACCACTCGTCGGTTCCGGGGCGTCCGGGCCACCGTCCTCGACGTCGGGCCTGCGCAGGACCACCCGGGCCGACATCATCAACCGGGCCAAGAAGTGGGTGTCCGCGAAGGTTCCGTACAGCATGGCGAAGTACTGGTCGGACGGGTACCGCCAGGACTGCTCCGGCTTCGTGTCGATGGCCTGGAACCTCGGCGGCAACGAATGGACCGGGAGTCTCGCGGCCTACGGGACCCGGATCTCCCGCTCGGAGCTCCAGCCCGGGGACATGCTGCTCTTCCACAACCCGGCCGACCCGTCCAAGGGCTCCCACGTCACGATCTTCGGCGGCTGGACCGACCACACCCACAGCCACTACATCGCCTACGAGCAGGCGCGCCCGAACACGCGCAAGCAGTCGACCCCCATGGCGTACTGGAACAACTCATCCAAATACGTGGCCTACCGGTACAAGGGGCTCACCGGAGGGACGAGCGGCAGCGGATCGTCCACGAGCTTCCCCGGCGCCGGGAAATTCGGCCCCGGCGTCAGCAGCAAGTACGTCACCCAGCTCGGGAAGATGCTGATCGAGCGGGGCGGGAAGCGCTTCTACAAGGTGGGGCCGGGGGCCGCCTGGGGCGACGCGGACAAGCGGGCGACCCAGGCGTTCCAGAAGGCCCAGGGCTGGAAGGGCAAGGAGGCGGACGGCCTCCCCGGCCCGCACACCTGGCGCCTCCTGGTGAACGGCACCGGGCGCAACATCCCCGCCGCCACGGGTGCGGGCGGCAGCGCGAATACGGCCGTCCCGTTCCCCGGACGCGCCTATTTCCAGCCGGGTCGGTCCAGCAGCCATGTCGACAGGCTCGGCAAACAGTTGGTGAAGAAGGGCTACGGCAAGCACTACGTGTCGGGACCGGGGCCGGGCTGGGGCGAGGCGGACCGCCGCAACGTCGAGGCGTTCCAGCGGGCGCAGGGCTGGCGCGGCGGCGCGGCCGACGGCTACCCCGGGCCGGAGACCTGGCGCCGGCTCTTCGCGTGA
- the ehuD gene encoding ectoine/hydroxyectoine ABC transporter permease subunit EhuD: MNGFDWNAAMDVLPLVLEGFEVTLLATVLGTLVAAVLGLAVAVAGRAPSRFVTVPVRVVMEFVRSTPLLVQLVGAAALFTSVEPLTIGIAVLGVHYAAYTSEVYRAGIDGVPEGQWEACRALSLSPRRTWQAVILPQAVRNVLPALGNYAISMFKETPFLAVIMVQEMVFEARKYGADHFAYTEAFTLAGLVFLVASYPTSLLMRKLEKRLGH; the protein is encoded by the coding sequence GTGAACGGCTTCGACTGGAACGCCGCCATGGACGTCCTTCCCCTGGTGCTCGAAGGTTTTGAGGTCACCCTGCTCGCGACCGTGCTCGGCACCCTCGTCGCGGCGGTCCTGGGACTGGCCGTCGCGGTGGCCGGACGGGCCCCGAGCAGGTTCGTGACGGTCCCGGTACGGGTCGTCATGGAGTTCGTCCGCTCCACCCCGCTGCTCGTCCAACTGGTGGGGGCCGCCGCCCTGTTCACCTCGGTGGAGCCGCTGACCATCGGGATCGCGGTGCTGGGCGTCCACTACGCCGCGTACACCTCCGAGGTGTACCGGGCCGGGATCGACGGCGTGCCCGAGGGCCAGTGGGAGGCGTGCCGGGCGCTGTCGCTGTCGCCGCGGCGGACCTGGCAGGCCGTGATCCTGCCGCAGGCGGTGCGCAATGTGCTGCCGGCCCTCGGCAACTACGCGATCTCGATGTTCAAGGAGACCCCGTTCCTCGCCGTGATCATGGTGCAGGAAATGGTCTTCGAGGCCCGGAAGTACGGGGCCGACCACTTCGCGTACACCGAGGCGTTCACGCTCGCGGGCCTGGTCTTCCTGGTCGCGAGCTACCCCACGTCGCTGTTGATGAGAAAGCTGGAGAAGCGCCTTGGCCACTGA
- a CDS encoding lytic polysaccharide monooxygenase auxiliary activity family 9 protein, with the protein MRKRASAAVVGLAIAGASVLATSSASSHGYTDSPISRQKLCANGTVTGCGNIQWEPQSVEGPKGFPAAGPADGKICSGGNGTFSQLDDPRGGNWPATQVTGGQGYSFRWQFTARHSTSDFRYYITKDGWDSTKPLTRAALESQPFMTVPYGNQQPPATLTHQGTIPTQKTGKHIILAVWNVADTTNAFYACSDVKF; encoded by the coding sequence ATGCGGAAAAGGGCAAGCGCGGCCGTGGTCGGCCTGGCGATCGCGGGTGCTTCGGTGCTCGCTACCAGCAGCGCCAGCAGCCACGGCTATACGGATTCCCCCATCAGCCGTCAGAAGCTCTGTGCCAACGGCACGGTCACCGGCTGCGGCAACATCCAGTGGGAGCCGCAGAGCGTCGAGGGGCCCAAGGGCTTCCCGGCGGCGGGTCCCGCTGACGGCAAGATCTGTTCGGGTGGCAACGGGACCTTCTCCCAGCTGGACGACCCGCGCGGCGGCAACTGGCCCGCCACCCAGGTCACCGGCGGGCAGGGTTACAGCTTCCGCTGGCAGTTCACCGCCCGTCACTCGACGAGCGACTTCCGTTACTACATCACCAAGGACGGCTGGGACTCCACGAAGCCCCTCACCCGGGCCGCCCTGGAATCGCAGCCGTTCATGACCGTGCCGTACGGGAATCAGCAGCCTCCGGCGACGCTGACCCACCAGGGCACGATCCCCACCCAGAAGACCGGCAAGCACATCATCCTCGCCGTCTGGAACGTCGCGGACACCACCAACGCGTTCTACGCCTGCTCGGACGTCAAGTTCTGA
- the ehuB gene encoding ectoine/hydroxyectoine ABC transporter substrate-binding protein EhuB: MADFPNLSRRGFLHRSAAVGGLLVVPGLLAACSKTDAGATDGEGALDKLRKQGFVRVAYANEAPYGYLEGKELKGEAPTLHREIFKALGVDELKPTLSEWDGLIPGLQAGKYDVVSAGMAITPERCANALFSEPEFISPTALMVKKGNPRKITDLASAKAAGITVGVMSGAVEGSYAKGAGIAESKIKSLQKPQDGADAVKGGRIDAFLLTGISLRWLAKTNPATEVTEAFVPELDGKQQFSPGGAVFRQGNEDLRDAFNRELKKIVADRSRYVSLLQEYGFGATEIPPATLKTADLCKG; this comes from the coding sequence ATGGCTGACTTCCCGAACCTTTCCCGCCGGGGCTTTCTCCATCGATCGGCGGCCGTGGGCGGACTGCTCGTCGTGCCGGGTCTGCTGGCCGCGTGCAGCAAGACGGACGCCGGGGCCACGGACGGCGAGGGCGCGCTCGACAAGCTCCGCAAGCAGGGCTTCGTCCGGGTCGCGTACGCCAATGAGGCCCCGTACGGCTATCTGGAGGGCAAGGAGCTCAAGGGCGAGGCGCCCACCCTGCACCGGGAGATCTTCAAGGCGCTCGGCGTCGACGAGCTGAAGCCGACCCTCTCGGAGTGGGACGGACTGATACCCGGGCTCCAGGCGGGGAAGTACGACGTGGTGAGCGCGGGCATGGCGATCACCCCGGAGCGCTGCGCGAACGCCCTTTTCTCCGAACCGGAGTTCATCTCCCCGACCGCCCTGATGGTCAAGAAGGGCAACCCGAGGAAGATCACCGATCTGGCCTCCGCGAAGGCCGCCGGGATCACCGTCGGGGTGATGTCGGGTGCGGTCGAGGGCTCGTACGCCAAGGGTGCGGGCATCGCCGAGAGCAAGATCAAGTCGCTCCAGAAGCCGCAGGACGGCGCGGACGCCGTCAAGGGCGGCCGGATCGACGCCTTCCTGCTGACCGGCATCTCGCTGCGCTGGCTGGCGAAGACCAACCCCGCCACCGAGGTCACCGAGGCGTTCGTCCCGGAGCTGGACGGCAAGCAGCAGTTCTCACCGGGCGGCGCGGTGTTCCGCCAGGGCAACGAGGATCTGCGGGACGCCTTCAACCGCGAGCTGAAGAAGATCGTCGCGGACAGGTCCCGCTATGTGAGCCTCCTCCAGGAGTACGGCTTCGGGGCGACCGAGATCCCGCCGGCCACGCTGAAGACCGCGGATCTGTGCAAGGGCTGA
- a CDS encoding IclR family transcriptional regulator, whose translation MALKPEPTAPFHSVQYALRVLETVSKHGDGVTDAQISRETGLPAGHLASLLLTLRREGYVEQIADGAYAVGAALLLLGSGAARRQALETKLQETLMQLRDSVGAAVYFSRYVDGEIRVTQVADGPLTPAVNEWVDFRSSAHASAVGKCLLAQLDQNGRRDHISRHRTPRLTSRTITNEKVLFSKLDAQPATVPVLDLQEYAVGTVCAAVPLTAGSAAGCLALSLPVEDAHRLRSAAETLNRRAAPVLLSMAL comes from the coding sequence GTGGCGTTGAAGCCCGAGCCGACCGCACCGTTCCACTCGGTGCAGTACGCCCTGCGCGTGCTCGAAACGGTCTCCAAGCACGGCGACGGTGTGACCGACGCCCAGATCTCCCGCGAGACGGGACTGCCCGCCGGGCACCTCGCCTCGCTGCTCCTGACCCTGCGCCGCGAGGGGTACGTCGAGCAGATCGCCGACGGCGCCTATGCCGTCGGCGCCGCGCTGCTGCTGCTCGGCTCCGGGGCGGCCCGCCGCCAGGCACTGGAGACCAAGCTCCAGGAGACCCTGATGCAGCTGCGCGACTCGGTCGGCGCGGCGGTCTACTTCAGCAGGTACGTCGACGGGGAGATCCGGGTCACCCAGGTGGCCGACGGTCCCCTGACTCCCGCGGTCAACGAGTGGGTGGACTTCCGCTCCTCGGCGCACGCCAGCGCGGTCGGCAAATGCCTGCTGGCCCAGCTCGACCAGAACGGCCGCCGCGACCACATCTCCCGGCACCGGACGCCCCGGCTCACCTCGCGGACGATCACCAACGAGAAGGTCCTCTTCTCCAAGCTGGACGCCCAGCCGGCGACGGTCCCGGTGCTGGACCTCCAGGAGTACGCCGTGGGCACGGTCTGCGCGGCGGTACCGCTGACGGCCGGGTCGGCGGCGGGCTGTCTGGCGCTGTCCCTGCCGGTCGAGGACGCCCACCGGCTGCGGTCGGCGGCGGAGACACTGAACCGGCGGGCGGCACCGGTGCTGCTGTCGATGGCGCTGTAG
- a CDS encoding D-2-hydroxyacid dehydrogenase, with protein MPEPVLLVLDSDPPPRLGRLTGRVGVRYADERSLAAQLPLADVLLVWDFTSDAVRAAWPGEGPRPRWVHTASAGVDRLLCPELAASDTVVTNARGIFERPIAEYVAGLVLAFAKDLPGTLDLQRQRHWHHREGQQISGSRAVVVGAGPIGREITKLLHGLGVRVALVGRTARRTIHGPEDLDRLTARADWVICAAPLTESTRGMFGARFFGLMQPSARFINVGRGPMVVEGELTDALRKRWIAGAALDVFQEEPLGPDSPLWDVPGLLISPHMSGDTVGWRDRLGEQFVRMYELWADGQPLPNVVDKRRGYVPSPDLNQGDAPRT; from the coding sequence ATGCCAGAGCCCGTGCTCCTCGTTCTCGACTCCGACCCGCCCCCGCGCCTCGGCCGGCTGACCGGCCGGGTCGGCGTCCGGTACGCGGACGAGCGGAGCCTGGCCGCGCAGCTCCCCCTCGCCGATGTGCTGCTGGTCTGGGACTTCACCTCCGACGCCGTCCGTGCCGCCTGGCCGGGCGAGGGACCGCGGCCCCGCTGGGTGCATACGGCGAGCGCGGGTGTGGACCGGCTGCTCTGCCCTGAACTGGCCGCGTCCGACACCGTGGTCACCAATGCGCGGGGCATCTTCGAGCGTCCGATCGCCGAGTACGTGGCGGGGCTGGTGCTCGCCTTCGCCAAGGACCTCCCCGGCACCCTGGATCTCCAGCGGCAGCGACACTGGCACCACCGGGAGGGGCAGCAGATCTCCGGATCACGGGCGGTCGTCGTGGGCGCCGGGCCGATCGGGCGGGAGATCACGAAGCTGCTGCACGGTCTCGGTGTGCGGGTCGCGCTGGTGGGGCGTACGGCGCGGCGGACGATCCACGGCCCGGAGGACCTGGACCGGCTGACCGCCCGTGCGGACTGGGTGATCTGCGCGGCACCGCTGACGGAGTCGACGCGCGGGATGTTCGGCGCGCGCTTCTTCGGGCTGATGCAGCCGTCGGCACGGTTCATCAACGTCGGGCGCGGTCCGATGGTCGTCGAGGGTGAGCTGACGGACGCGCTGCGCAAGCGGTGGATCGCGGGTGCGGCGCTGGATGTCTTCCAGGAGGAGCCACTGGGGCCGGACAGTCCGTTGTGGGACGTGCCGGGGCTGCTGATCTCGCCGCACATGAGCGGGGACACGGTCGGCTGGCGGGACCGGCTGGGTGAGCAGTTCGTGCGGATGTACGAACTGTGGGCGGACGGGCAGCCGTTGCCGAACGTGGTGGACAAGAGGCGTGGCTACGTCCCCTCCCCCGACCTGAACCAGGGCGACGCGCCCCGCACCTGA